In Nostoc sp. GT001, a genomic segment contains:
- a CDS encoding phosphotransferase, translated as MGFSDGKMPFLADAVDRLRVEECFGRCLAIAANCCVQKVRVIRHKLGRRCLIEYELINDDGQIITLIGKVRAKGTDFHSYELQKSLWSAGFGDDSPDGISVPEPVGVIPEWQMWLQRKVEGVIATQFLSQTDSILPLKLIAEAAHKLHQANIPPRRSHTMSDELRILHERIPLVTQQYPQWEERLERILEASNHLGENTPEIKHCGIHRDFYPDQVIINNSRLYLIDLDLYCEGNPALDIGNFIAHIQEYSLRTFGNSQALQEYENVLTEKFIQLTSDEFLTAIQSYTTLTLVRHIYISTQFPERRPFTEALLNLCEQRLGIICNS; from the coding sequence ATGGGTTTTAGTGATGGGAAGATGCCTTTTTTGGCGGATGCGGTTGATCGGTTGCGGGTGGAAGAGTGTTTTGGGCGGTGTTTAGCGATCGCTGCAAATTGTTGTGTGCAGAAAGTCCGGGTTATTCGTCATAAGTTGGGGCGGCGTTGTTTGATTGAATATGAATTGATTAATGATGATGGACAAATAATTACGCTGATTGGTAAGGTTAGGGCTAAGGGAACGGATTTTCATAGTTATGAATTACAGAAATCTCTATGGTCAGCGGGATTTGGTGATGATAGTCCTGATGGAATTTCTGTACCTGAACCTGTCGGGGTAATTCCTGAATGGCAAATGTGGTTACAGCGTAAGGTTGAAGGGGTTATTGCTACTCAATTTCTATCACAAACCGACAGTATTTTACCCTTAAAACTAATTGCTGAAGCTGCCCATAAATTGCACCAAGCTAATATTCCTCCTCGTCGTTCTCATACTATGTCAGATGAACTACGAATTTTGCATGAGCGGATTCCATTAGTTACGCAACAATATCCACAATGGGAAGAACGTTTAGAGAGAATATTAGAAGCAAGTAATCATTTAGGAGAAAACACGCCAGAGATAAAACACTGTGGTATCCATCGTGATTTTTATCCCGATCAAGTGATTATTAATAATTCTCGGTTGTATCTCATCGACCTAGATTTATATTGTGAAGGTAATCCAGCACTTGATATCGGTAATTTTATTGCTCATATTCAAGAATACAGCCTTCGTACTTTTGGTAATTCTCAAGCATTACAAGAGTATGAAAATGTTTTAACTGAAAAATTTATTCAGCTTACAAGCGATGAATTCCTCACAGCAATTCAATCCTATACCACTCTAACTTTAGTCCGACATATTTATATCAGCACCCAATTTCCAGAACGTCGTCCTTTTACAGAAGCACTATTAAATCTGTGTGAACAGCGACTTGGGATAATTTGTAATTCGTAA
- a CDS encoding iron uptake porin: MGLIFWQKIRLISLIVFLTLSSLNKANATTKAAIRENNQLNKITSVSQLSDINADSWELKKLQALTEQYNCANHNKITNNQTLTRYQFATNLNACIIHINKLITNGKINRETITTIQKLQVEFSAELATFRNRIDLLENKVAALQAQQFSPQVELEGEIIFAMTGVAGGKKANSRTKPINDNLVLSDRVRLSLETSFTGKDNLQIRLQGRNTPELADFTGTKMANLGFDGDDDNEMEVDEIDYKFPLGKQTSITLYALGGGLGDFVPSVNPLFSGSGDGSISTFGRENPIRRQGGGAGIGISHNLNDSLNLSLAYVTSDAANPERGIFASPHGAIAQITLEPTKTTALSVTYIHSYNNVNTERQ; the protein is encoded by the coding sequence ATGGGTTTGATTTTTTGGCAGAAAATTCGCTTGATTAGTTTAATTGTCTTCCTTACTTTGAGCAGCCTAAATAAAGCTAATGCAACGACTAAGGCAGCGATAAGAGAAAATAATCAATTAAATAAAATCACATCAGTTTCTCAATTATCTGATATTAATGCTGATAGTTGGGAACTTAAAAAACTACAAGCTTTGACTGAGCAATATAACTGCGCTAACCACAATAAAATAACTAACAATCAAACTCTGACTAGATATCAATTTGCTACTAATTTAAATGCTTGCATCATACACATAAATAAGCTAATCACTAATGGTAAAATAAATCGAGAAACCATAACTACCATTCAAAAATTACAAGTAGAGTTTTCGGCAGAATTAGCAACTTTTAGAAATCGCATCGATTTATTAGAAAACAAAGTGGCTGCATTGCAAGCACAACAGTTTTCGCCTCAAGTTGAGTTAGAGGGAGAGATTATCTTTGCGATGACTGGAGTTGCTGGTGGAAAAAAAGCCAACAGTAGAACCAAGCCAATCAATGATAATTTAGTGTTGAGCGATCGCGTCCGTCTTAGCTTAGAGACAAGTTTTACAGGTAAAGACAACTTACAAATACGCTTACAAGGTCGAAATACGCCAGAATTGGCAGATTTTACTGGAACTAAAATGGCCAATTTGGGATTTGATGGCGACGATGACAATGAGATGGAAGTAGATGAGATAGATTATAAATTTCCACTAGGTAAGCAAACTAGCATAACTTTGTACGCTTTGGGAGGAGGATTAGGCGATTTTGTTCCTAGTGTCAATCCTCTTTTTAGCGGTAGTGGAGACGGATCGATTTCTACATTTGGACGAGAAAATCCCATTCGACGACAAGGTGGCGGTGCAGGTATCGGTATTTCTCATAATTTAAATGACTCTCTGAATCTGTCATTGGCATACGTCACCAGCGATGCAGCTAATCCAGAGAGGGGAATTTTTGCTAGTCCTCATGGTGCGATCGCGCAAATCACCCTTGAACCCACCAAAACAACAGCACTTAGCGTTACCTATATCCACTCTTACAATAATGTGAATACCGAACGCCAGTAG